CGGTAAAAACATAGCTTACAAAAGCTATTTTTAAAAGCTCGTCAAAAAAAGGAAGGTCAACCCTTGGAACAGAGGTAGATAACAAGACGATAACCAAGGCCCCAGAAATAAAACCGGCAAAAAGTCTAACTTTAGGAGAGACCTTTTTAGTCAAGTCTTCAAGAAATCCTGCGAAAACCACAGGAAAGGCAGATATCAGGACTTTTAAGTAGTCTAAGGTAAAATCTTTATTACCATAAAAAAAGGCAAAGCCTAAAAAGACGAGGCTCAAATAAATGGCAACCCCACCAACTCTTGGCACAGGCCGACAGTGAAACTTCTGAACCCCACAGGTAGGGTCAAAACCAATAGGGAATCGGATAAGAAATAAAGAAACTAAAAAACTAGCAAAAAAAACTAAAATCAAATAAGACATACCCACATTTTACCAAAAAATTCAATTAAAACAAAGCAAATTAAACAATAAACTGTCTCTAAAAAAACTTTTCTCAAAACCCATAAAGTCTATTGGTTGTTTACAGGTTTCTTACAATAGCTATGGCTTCAAGATAATCTCTTGGACAACCCTTTAATCTTACTACCAGAAAAATACTTAACCCTTCCTGCCATAAATATCATCATATCTTATAATATCGTCTTCACCAACATATTCTCCAACCTGGACCTCTATAATTTCAAGTGGTACCTTACCAGGGTTCTCGAGTCTATGAGGTGTCAATTTTGGTACAAAAGCTGATTCATTTTCACGTATGAAGATCTCTTTATCTCCTATTGTCACCTTTGCGATACCTTTTATAACCACCCAGTGTTCCGAACGGTGATAGTGCATCTGTAGACTTAATTTTTCCTGTGGATTTACCACTATACGTTTAACCTTATATCGTGGCCCATCTTCCAAAACTGTATAGCTTCCCCATGGTCTGTAGACTGTAACGTGTTCTTCAACTTCCTTCCTCGAACGTTGTTTAAGCATGTTCACTATGTCTTTTACCTTCTGCGCTTCTCCTCTCCTTGCTATCATGATAACATCATCTGTTTCGACCACGATACAATCTTCCAATCCTATAGTAGAAATCAATCTTTTGTTGCTAATTATAAGAGTATTTTTGGTATTAAGGGTTAGAGTATCACCTATTTTAATGTTTCCAAAAGCATCTTTATCAAACAAATCACATAAGGAATCCCACGATCCTATATCATTCCAGTATATATCCATAGGCAACGTTACAACTCTACTGGATTTCTCCATGATAGCATAGTCTATCGATATGTCAGGCATCTTGACAAACTTTGCTAACACGCTGTCAAAGTTCAAACTAAGAAGCTCGCTTATTTCAGGTGTATATCGCTTAAATTCTTCCATCATCACCCCTATACTAAAAGCAAACATTCCAGAGTTCCAGTAGTAATCACCTTGGTCTATGTATTTATTTGCAGTCTCTTTATCGGGCTTTTCTGTAAACCTTTCTACCTTGTAACATTCAATTCCATTACATAGGATCTTAAGCCTATCACCTGTTTTAATGTATCCATATCCTGTTTCAGGCCTATCAGGTTTTATCCCAAATGTAACTATATAACCTTCTTTTGCAATTTCCTCTACATTTCTTAGATATTCAACAAATCTCTCAACAGGCCTGACAATATGGTCAGACGGACAAACGAATACTACCTCATCTTCAGAACATCCAAGCCTTTCAATACAATACTTAATGCCAATAGCTATTGCAGGTGCAGTATTTCTGCTTATAGGTTCTAAAATAAGGTTAAACTTAGAAGACTTAGGTAAAGTTA
Above is a genomic segment from Thermodesulfobacterium commune DSM 2178 containing:
- a CDS encoding mannose-1-phosphate guanylyltransferase/mannose-6-phosphate isomerase, whose product is MKVIILAGGSGTRLWPLSRKNYPKQFLKLNRNSSLLQQTVERLLRFVSVEDMIIITNKEYEFHVLSDLKVLTLPKSSKFNLILEPISRNTAPAIAIGIKYCIERLGCSEDEVVFVCPSDHIVRPVERFVEYLRNVEEIAKEGYIVTFGIKPDRPETGYGYIKTGDRLKILCNGIECYKVERFTEKPDKETANKYIDQGDYYWNSGMFAFSIGVMMEEFKRYTPEISELLSLNFDSVLAKFVKMPDISIDYAIMEKSSRVVTLPMDIYWNDIGSWDSLCDLFDKDAFGNIKIGDTLTLNTKNTLIISNKRLISTIGLEDCIVVETDDVIMIARRGEAQKVKDIVNMLKQRSRKEVEEHVTVYRPWGSYTVLEDGPRYKVKRIVVNPQEKLSLQMHYHRSEHWVVIKGIAKVTIGDKEIFIRENESAFVPKLTPHRLENPGKVPLEIIEVQVGEYVGEDDIIRYDDIYGRKG